A single region of the Winslowiella toletana genome encodes:
- a CDS encoding MFS transporter, with product MESSSARPNKINSLANRIDALPASAGLWRFITLLALGGFFELYDLFQTGYISSGLIAENIFHIGSEGVFGISDQAAFASATFLGLFIGASLLAPYADRFGRRMTFMFALAWYGAFSLLMAFQNQAEWIIFCRFLVGVGLGIELVTIDTYLTEWVPTHLRSKAFAFAFFIQFLSVPTVALMSWWLVPQTIFGLTGWRYVVIAGALCSLIIWFIRKNLPESARWLAQQGRHQEAHQVLSRMEQRCGAPVGQDFPQNDAAAQLPQRGTFKEIWSAQYRKRTLMLVVMNFFQAIGFFGFGNWLPALLSGKGTTVTHSLLYAFFITLAYPLGSLICSRYADRMENKWQIVLSCLMTVVFGTLFAFQTNALLLIACGFLITWSNAWLTYSYHAYQTEIFPTHIRARAVGFCYSFSRLSTVFSSIMIGLILQYAGTQGVIAFIVVSMLMVMLSVGIFGPKTRGINLENI from the coding sequence ATGGAATCCTCTTCTGCACGACCCAATAAAATCAATAGTTTAGCTAATCGTATTGATGCCCTTCCCGCTTCCGCCGGTCTGTGGCGATTTATTACTTTACTGGCTCTCGGCGGTTTTTTTGAACTCTACGATTTGTTTCAAACGGGATATATTAGTTCAGGATTAATCGCTGAAAACATATTTCATATTGGTAGTGAAGGTGTCTTTGGAATATCCGACCAGGCGGCCTTTGCTTCGGCGACATTTTTGGGCTTGTTTATTGGTGCCAGCTTACTGGCTCCCTATGCCGACCGTTTTGGCCGCCGGATGACCTTTATGTTTGCCCTCGCCTGGTATGGCGCTTTTTCCCTGCTGATGGCGTTCCAGAATCAGGCCGAGTGGATTATCTTTTGCCGCTTCCTGGTTGGCGTTGGGCTGGGCATCGAGCTGGTCACTATCGACACTTATCTGACCGAGTGGGTACCCACTCATCTGCGCAGTAAAGCCTTCGCTTTCGCCTTTTTTATCCAGTTCCTGTCGGTACCCACCGTGGCCTTAATGTCCTGGTGGCTGGTGCCACAAACCATTTTCGGCCTGACCGGCTGGCGTTATGTGGTTATTGCTGGCGCGCTCTGCTCACTGATCATCTGGTTTATCCGTAAAAACCTGCCCGAATCGGCGCGCTGGCTGGCGCAGCAAGGTCGTCATCAGGAAGCACATCAGGTGCTCAGCAGGATGGAACAGCGCTGTGGCGCGCCGGTCGGGCAAGATTTTCCACAGAATGATGCCGCCGCCCAGCTGCCGCAACGAGGCACATTTAAAGAAATTTGGTCAGCGCAGTACCGTAAACGTACCCTGATGCTGGTGGTAATGAATTTCTTTCAGGCAATTGGATTTTTTGGCTTTGGAAACTGGCTACCGGCGCTGCTGTCGGGCAAAGGGACCACCGTCACCCACAGCCTGCTGTATGCCTTCTTTATCACTCTCGCCTACCCGCTGGGTTCGCTGATTTGCAGCCGCTACGCCGACAGAATGGAAAATAAATGGCAGATTGTCCTCTCTTGCCTGATGACGGTGGTGTTCGGCACGCTGTTTGCGTTTCAGACTAATGCGCTGCTGCTGATCGCCTGTGGCTTCCTGATTACCTGGTCGAACGCCTGGCTGACTTACAGCTATCACGCCTATCAGACCGAAATCTTTCCCACCCATATTCGGGCGCGCGCGGTCGGTTTTTGCTACTCCTTTAGCCGCCTGTCTACGGTATTCAGCAGCATTATGATTGGCCTGATTTTGCAGTACGCCGGTACTCAGGGCGTGATTGCCTTTATCGTGGTAAGTATGCTGATGGTGATGCTATCGGTGGGCATATTCGGGCCGAAAACCCGCGGTATTAATCTGGAAAATATCTGA